In Acanthopagrus latus isolate v.2019 chromosome 16, fAcaLat1.1, whole genome shotgun sequence, one DNA window encodes the following:
- the LOC119034431 gene encoding sorting nexin-14-like isoform X2 translates to MGCIGAFLQRIRRGMKLDRFRELGRQYPLFCFLLLALLLSTVLLNRYIHIIMVFWSFLAGVVTFYCSLGPESLLPNIFMSIKPKSKSYQQELFPLGHSCAVCGKIKCKRHRPTLLLENYQPWLDLKVPSKVDASLSEILELVLENFVYPWYRDITDDEAFVDELRVTLRFFAAVLVRRTQKVDVASLITRKLLKVSMKHIEIISKARQRVKNSEFLQQAALEEYGPDLHVALRSRRDELLYLRKLTEMLFPYILPPKATDCRSLTLLIREVLAGSVFLPSMDYLADPDTVNHLLLIFIDNSPPEEATEPASTLVPFLQKYSDIRNKKPSVLKLELKEIREQQDLLFRFMNFLKQEGAVHVLQFCLAVEEFNDRILCPELSDSEKMMLHEEVKKIYETYCLDESIDKIRFDPFIVEEIRNIAEGPYPQVVKLQTMRCLFEAYEHVLSLLENVFTPMFCHSDEYFRQLLRGAESPARNSRMSRNSLSLDDIRSWDWSPESPSSLFTASGSSSPASFNSLHAQSTFTTLPYGSLSHRHSSPKNTSKRGESFGISRIGSKIKGVFKSTTMEGAMLPSYGLVEGEDDMVEEAMMVLEDDSPMEAASTPSTPRNLSAWNITIPYIDFYDDDVKRERIPVFCIDVERNDRKAVGHETEHWSVYRRYLEFYVLESKLTEFHGSFPDAQLPSKRIIGPKNYEFLTSKREEFQEYLQKLLQHPELSNSQLLADFLSPHSMESQFLDKMLPDVNLGKIIKSVPSKLIKEKGQHLEPFIQSFFNSCESPKPKPSRPELTILSPTSENDKKLFNDLFKNNANRSELTEKRHNQNYFMEMITVEGVYDYLMFLGRVVFHIPDWLHHLLMTGRMLLKNTIEAYTDYYLQYKLNQVVQEHRLVSLITLLRDTVFCESSAPRSAQDKQRRAKKTFEEMMTYIPDFLAKCIGEEAKYEGVRLLFDGLQQPVLNKQLTYVLLDIAIQELFPELNKQVQKEASVMAPWM, encoded by the exons ATGGGATGCATCGGGGCCTTTCTGCAGAGAATAAGGCGCGGGATGAAGCTGGACCGGTTCAGAGAGCTGGGCCGACAGTACCCGCTGTTCTGCTTTCTGctgctggccctgctgctgTCCACCGTGCTGTTAAACAG ATATATACACATTATAATGGTGTTCTGGTCCTTCCTGGCTGGAGTCGTCACCTTCTACTGCTCTCTGGGGCCAGAGTCTCTGCTCCCCAACATCTTCATGTCCATCAAGCCAAAGAGCAAG TCCTACCAACAGGAGCTGTTTCCGCTGGGCCACAGCTGTGCTGTCTGTGGAAAAATCAAATGCAAAAGGCACAG ACCGACTTTATTACTGGAAAACTACCAGCCATGGCTCGACCTGAAAGTTCCCTCTAAGGTGGATGCGTCTCTTTCAGAG ATTCTGGAGCTGGTTCTGGAAAACTTTGTGTATCCATGGTATAG AGACATCACTGATGATGAGGCGTTTGTGGATGAACTGAGGGTGACTCTGCGCTTCTTTGCAGCTGTGTTGGTCCGCCGAACCCAGAAG gtggatGTGGCGTCCCTCATCACGCGAAAGCTTCTCAAAGTTTCCATGAAGCACATTGAAATAATCAGCAAGGCGAGACAGAGAG TGAAGAACTCTGAGTTTCTTCAACAAGCAGCCCTGGAGGAGTACGGCCCGGACCTCCACGTGGCCCTTCGCAGCCGCAGAGATGAGCTCCTCTACCTGAGGAAGCTGACGGAGATGCTCTTCCCCTACATCCTGCCGCCCAAGGCTACAGACTGCAG ATCTCTTACTCTCCTGATAAGAGAAGTCTTGGCTGGttctgtcttccttccttcAATGGACTACTTGGCCGATCCT gACACAGTGAATCATTTGCTTTTGATATTTATCGACAACTCCCCC CCTGAAGAGGCCACAGAGCCCGCTTCAACATTGGTTCCTTTCCTGCAGAAGTACTCCGATATCCGCAACAAAAAGCCCTCT GTGCTGAAGCTGGAGCTGAAGGAAATCCGAGAGCAGCAAGACCTTCTCTTCCGCTTCATGAACTTCCTGAAGCAAGAAGGGGCCGTCCACGTGCTCCAGTTCTGCCTCGCGGTTG AGGAATTCAACGACAGGATATTGTGCCCGGAGCTGTCCGACTCGGAGAAGATGATGCTCCacgaggaggtgaagaagatcTACGAGACCTACTGTTTGGACGAGAGCATTGACAAGATCCGCTTCGACCCCTTTATAGTGGAAGAAATACGCAACA TTGCAGAGGGCCCGTATCCGCAGGTGGTGAAGCTGCAGACCATGAGGTGTTTGTTTGAGGCCTACGAGCACGTGCTGTCCCTCCTGGAGAACGTTTTCACCCCCATGTTTTGTCACAGCGACGAG TACTTCCGCCAGCTTCTGAGAGGGGCCGAGTCCCCTGCCAGGAATTCCAGGATGAGCAG AAATAGCCTCAGTTTGGATGACATTCG TTCCTGGGACTGGAGCCCCGAGTCCCCGTCCTCACTGTTCACCGCCTCTGGCAGCTCTTCACCCGCATCCTTTAACTCCCTCCATGCCCAGTCCACGTTCACAACTTTACCATACGGCTCGCTATCCCACCGCCACTCATCACCCAA GAACACGTCGAAGAGGGGCGAGTCCTTCGGGATCAGCCGCATTGGCAGTAAGATCAAAGGGGTGTTCAAGAGCACTACCATGGAGGGGGCCATGCTGCCATCCTACGGgctggtggagggagaggacgaTATG GTGGAGGAAGCCATGATGGTGCTGGAGGACGACTCCCCCATGGAGGCGGCCTCCACCCCCAGCACCCCTCGGAACCTCTCAGCCTGGAACATCACCATCCCGTACATCGATTTCTATGACGACGAcgtgaagagggagaggattCCTGTGTTCTGTATCGATGTGGAGCGCAACGACCGGAAGGCAG TGGGACACGAGACTGAGCACTGGTCTGTGTACAGAAGATACCTGGAGTTCTACGTCCTCGAATCGAAGCTCACTGAGTTTCATG GCTCGTTTCCAGATGCACAGTTGCCTTCGAAGAGAATCATCGGTCCCAAGAATTATGAGTTCCTCACATCCAAGCGAGAGGAGTTCCAGGAATACCTTCAG aAACTTCTACAGCACCCGGAGCTGAGCAACAGTCAGCTCCTCGCCGACTTCCTGTCCCCTCATAGTATGGAGTCTCAGTTCTTGGACAAGATGCTACCTGACGTCAACCTGG GGAAAATCATTAAGTCAGTTCCCAGCAAGCTGATAAAAGAG aaaGGGCAGCATCTGGAGCCCTTCATCCAGTCCTTCTTCAACTCTTGTGAATCTCCCAAACCCAAACCCAGCCGCCCCGAGCTCACCATCCTGAGCCCCACCTCAGAAAACGATAAAAAG CTCTTCAACGACCTGTTCAAAAACAATGCCAACCGGTCAGAGTTGACTGAGAAGAGACACAATCAGAATTACTTCATGGAGATGATCACTGTTGAAGGGGTGTATGACTACTTAATGTTTTTGG GACGAGTTGTCTTCCACATTCCAGACTGGCTGCACCACCTGCTAATGACAGGCAGGATGCTGCTCAAGAACACAATCGAAGCCTACACAGATTATTACCTTCAGTACAAGCTGAACCAGGTGGTGCAGGAGCACCGGCTCGTCTCCCTCATCACTCTGCTTAGAG ACACAGTTTTTTGTGAGAGCAGTGCACCCCGCTCGGCTCAAGACAAGCAGAGGCGGGCGAAGAAGACATTTGAGGAGATGATGACCTATATTCCAG ACTTCCTCGCGAAATGTATCGGAGAAGAGGCCAAGTACGAAGGCGTACGTCTGCTCTTTGATGGACTCCAGCAGCCAGTTCTGAACAAACAG CTGACATATGTGCTGTTGGACATCGCAATTCAAGAACTCTTTCCGGAGCTGAACAAG CAGGTCCAAAAGGAGGCGTCTGTGATGGCTCCGTGGATGTAA
- the LOC119034431 gene encoding sorting nexin-14-like isoform X9 gives MGCIGAFLQRIRRGMKLDRFRELGRQYPLFCFLLLALLLSTVLLNRYIHIIMVFWSFLAGVVTFYCSLGPESLLPNIFMSIKPKSKSYQQELFPLGHSCAVCGKIKCKRHRPTLLLENYQPWLDLKVPSKVDASLSEILELVLENFVYPWYRDITDDEAFVDELRVTLRFFAAVLVRRTQKVDVASLITRKLLKVSMKHIEIISKARQRVKNSEFLQQAALEEYGPDLHVALRSRRDELLYLRKLTEMLFPYILPPKATDCRSLTLLIREVLAGSVFLPSMDYLADPDTVNHLLLIFIDNSPPEEATEPASTLVPFLQKYSDIRNKKPSVLKLELKEIREQQDLLFRFMNFLKQEGAVHVLQFCLAVEEFNDRILCPELSDSEKMMLHEEVKKIYETYCLDESIDKIRFDPFIVEEIRNIAEGPYPQVVKLQTMRCLFEAYEHVLSLLENVFTPMFCHSDEYFRQLLRGAESPARNSRMSRNTSKRGESFGISRIGSKIKGVFKSTTMEGAMLPSYGLVEGEDDMVEEAMMVLEDDSPMEAASTPSTPRNLSAWNITIPYIDFYDDDVKRERIPVFCIDVERNDRKAVGHETEHWSVYRRYLEFYVLESKLTEFHGSFPDAQLPSKRIIGPKNYEFLTSKREEFQEYLQKLLQHPELSNSQLLADFLSPHSMESQFLDKMLPDVNLGKIIKSVPSKLIKEKGQHLEPFIQSFFNSCESPKPKPSRPELTILSPTSENDKKLFNDLFKNNANRSELTEKRHNQNYFMEMITVEGVYDYLMFLGRVVFHIPDWLHHLLMTGRMLLKNTIEAYTDYYLQYKLNQVVQEHRLVSLITLLRDTVFCESSAPRSAQDKQRRAKKTFEEMMTYIPDFLAKCIGEEAKYEGVRLLFDGLQQPVLNKQLTYVLLDIAIQELFPELNKQVQKEASVMAPWM, from the exons ATGGGATGCATCGGGGCCTTTCTGCAGAGAATAAGGCGCGGGATGAAGCTGGACCGGTTCAGAGAGCTGGGCCGACAGTACCCGCTGTTCTGCTTTCTGctgctggccctgctgctgTCCACCGTGCTGTTAAACAG ATATATACACATTATAATGGTGTTCTGGTCCTTCCTGGCTGGAGTCGTCACCTTCTACTGCTCTCTGGGGCCAGAGTCTCTGCTCCCCAACATCTTCATGTCCATCAAGCCAAAGAGCAAG TCCTACCAACAGGAGCTGTTTCCGCTGGGCCACAGCTGTGCTGTCTGTGGAAAAATCAAATGCAAAAGGCACAG ACCGACTTTATTACTGGAAAACTACCAGCCATGGCTCGACCTGAAAGTTCCCTCTAAGGTGGATGCGTCTCTTTCAGAG ATTCTGGAGCTGGTTCTGGAAAACTTTGTGTATCCATGGTATAG AGACATCACTGATGATGAGGCGTTTGTGGATGAACTGAGGGTGACTCTGCGCTTCTTTGCAGCTGTGTTGGTCCGCCGAACCCAGAAG gtggatGTGGCGTCCCTCATCACGCGAAAGCTTCTCAAAGTTTCCATGAAGCACATTGAAATAATCAGCAAGGCGAGACAGAGAG TGAAGAACTCTGAGTTTCTTCAACAAGCAGCCCTGGAGGAGTACGGCCCGGACCTCCACGTGGCCCTTCGCAGCCGCAGAGATGAGCTCCTCTACCTGAGGAAGCTGACGGAGATGCTCTTCCCCTACATCCTGCCGCCCAAGGCTACAGACTGCAG ATCTCTTACTCTCCTGATAAGAGAAGTCTTGGCTGGttctgtcttccttccttcAATGGACTACTTGGCCGATCCT gACACAGTGAATCATTTGCTTTTGATATTTATCGACAACTCCCCC CCTGAAGAGGCCACAGAGCCCGCTTCAACATTGGTTCCTTTCCTGCAGAAGTACTCCGATATCCGCAACAAAAAGCCCTCT GTGCTGAAGCTGGAGCTGAAGGAAATCCGAGAGCAGCAAGACCTTCTCTTCCGCTTCATGAACTTCCTGAAGCAAGAAGGGGCCGTCCACGTGCTCCAGTTCTGCCTCGCGGTTG AGGAATTCAACGACAGGATATTGTGCCCGGAGCTGTCCGACTCGGAGAAGATGATGCTCCacgaggaggtgaagaagatcTACGAGACCTACTGTTTGGACGAGAGCATTGACAAGATCCGCTTCGACCCCTTTATAGTGGAAGAAATACGCAACA TTGCAGAGGGCCCGTATCCGCAGGTGGTGAAGCTGCAGACCATGAGGTGTTTGTTTGAGGCCTACGAGCACGTGCTGTCCCTCCTGGAGAACGTTTTCACCCCCATGTTTTGTCACAGCGACGAG TACTTCCGCCAGCTTCTGAGAGGGGCCGAGTCCCCTGCCAGGAATTCCAGGATGAGCAG GAACACGTCGAAGAGGGGCGAGTCCTTCGGGATCAGCCGCATTGGCAGTAAGATCAAAGGGGTGTTCAAGAGCACTACCATGGAGGGGGCCATGCTGCCATCCTACGGgctggtggagggagaggacgaTATG GTGGAGGAAGCCATGATGGTGCTGGAGGACGACTCCCCCATGGAGGCGGCCTCCACCCCCAGCACCCCTCGGAACCTCTCAGCCTGGAACATCACCATCCCGTACATCGATTTCTATGACGACGAcgtgaagagggagaggattCCTGTGTTCTGTATCGATGTGGAGCGCAACGACCGGAAGGCAG TGGGACACGAGACTGAGCACTGGTCTGTGTACAGAAGATACCTGGAGTTCTACGTCCTCGAATCGAAGCTCACTGAGTTTCATG GCTCGTTTCCAGATGCACAGTTGCCTTCGAAGAGAATCATCGGTCCCAAGAATTATGAGTTCCTCACATCCAAGCGAGAGGAGTTCCAGGAATACCTTCAG aAACTTCTACAGCACCCGGAGCTGAGCAACAGTCAGCTCCTCGCCGACTTCCTGTCCCCTCATAGTATGGAGTCTCAGTTCTTGGACAAGATGCTACCTGACGTCAACCTGG GGAAAATCATTAAGTCAGTTCCCAGCAAGCTGATAAAAGAG aaaGGGCAGCATCTGGAGCCCTTCATCCAGTCCTTCTTCAACTCTTGTGAATCTCCCAAACCCAAACCCAGCCGCCCCGAGCTCACCATCCTGAGCCCCACCTCAGAAAACGATAAAAAG CTCTTCAACGACCTGTTCAAAAACAATGCCAACCGGTCAGAGTTGACTGAGAAGAGACACAATCAGAATTACTTCATGGAGATGATCACTGTTGAAGGGGTGTATGACTACTTAATGTTTTTGG GACGAGTTGTCTTCCACATTCCAGACTGGCTGCACCACCTGCTAATGACAGGCAGGATGCTGCTCAAGAACACAATCGAAGCCTACACAGATTATTACCTTCAGTACAAGCTGAACCAGGTGGTGCAGGAGCACCGGCTCGTCTCCCTCATCACTCTGCTTAGAG ACACAGTTTTTTGTGAGAGCAGTGCACCCCGCTCGGCTCAAGACAAGCAGAGGCGGGCGAAGAAGACATTTGAGGAGATGATGACCTATATTCCAG ACTTCCTCGCGAAATGTATCGGAGAAGAGGCCAAGTACGAAGGCGTACGTCTGCTCTTTGATGGACTCCAGCAGCCAGTTCTGAACAAACAG CTGACATATGTGCTGTTGGACATCGCAATTCAAGAACTCTTTCCGGAGCTGAACAAG CAGGTCCAAAAGGAGGCGTCTGTGATGGCTCCGTGGATGTAA
- the LOC119034431 gene encoding sorting nexin-14-like isoform X7: MGCIGAFLQRIRRGMKLDRFRELGRQYPLFCFLLLALLLSTVLLNRYIHIIMVFWSFLAGVVTFYCSLGPESLLPNIFMSIKPKSKSYQQELFPLGHSCAVCGKIKCKRHRPTLLLENYQPWLDLKVPSKVDASLSEILELVLENFVYPWYRDITDDEAFVDELRVTLRFFAAVLVRRTQKVDVASLITRKLLKVSMKHIEIISKARQRVKNSEFLQQAALEEYGPDLHVALRSRRDELLYLRKLTEMLFPYILPPKATDCRSLTLLIREVLAGSVFLPSMDYLADPDTVNHLLLIFIDNSPPEEATEPASTLVPFLQKYSDIRNKKPSVLKLELKEIREQQDLLFRFMNFLKQEGAVHVLQFCLAVEEFNDRILCPELSDSEKMMLHEEVKKIYETYCLDESIDKIRFDPFIVEEIRNIAEGPYPQVVKLQTMRCLFEAYEHVLSLLENVFTPMFCHSDEYFRQLLRGAESPARNSRMSRNSLSLDDIRNTSKRGESFGISRIGSKIKGVFKSTTMEGAMLPSYGLVEGEDDMVEEAMMVLEDDSPMEAASTPSTPRNLSAWNITIPYIDFYDDDVKRERIPVFCIDVERNDRKAVGHETEHWSVYRRYLEFYVLESKLTEFHGSFPDAQLPSKRIIGPKNYEFLTSKREEFQEYLQKLLQHPELSNSQLLADFLSPHSMESQFLDKMLPDVNLGKIIKSVPSKLIKEKGQHLEPFIQSFFNSCESPKPKPSRPELTILSPTSENDKKLFNDLFKNNANRSELTEKRHNQNYFMEMITVEGVYDYLMFLGRVVFHIPDWLHHLLMTGRMLLKNTIEAYTDYYLQYKLNQVVQEHRLVSLITLLRDTVFCESSAPRSAQDKQRRAKKTFEEMMTYIPDFLAKCIGEEAKYEGVRLLFDGLQQPVLNKQLTYVLLDIAIQELFPELNKVQKEASVMAPWM; encoded by the exons ATGGGATGCATCGGGGCCTTTCTGCAGAGAATAAGGCGCGGGATGAAGCTGGACCGGTTCAGAGAGCTGGGCCGACAGTACCCGCTGTTCTGCTTTCTGctgctggccctgctgctgTCCACCGTGCTGTTAAACAG ATATATACACATTATAATGGTGTTCTGGTCCTTCCTGGCTGGAGTCGTCACCTTCTACTGCTCTCTGGGGCCAGAGTCTCTGCTCCCCAACATCTTCATGTCCATCAAGCCAAAGAGCAAG TCCTACCAACAGGAGCTGTTTCCGCTGGGCCACAGCTGTGCTGTCTGTGGAAAAATCAAATGCAAAAGGCACAG ACCGACTTTATTACTGGAAAACTACCAGCCATGGCTCGACCTGAAAGTTCCCTCTAAGGTGGATGCGTCTCTTTCAGAG ATTCTGGAGCTGGTTCTGGAAAACTTTGTGTATCCATGGTATAG AGACATCACTGATGATGAGGCGTTTGTGGATGAACTGAGGGTGACTCTGCGCTTCTTTGCAGCTGTGTTGGTCCGCCGAACCCAGAAG gtggatGTGGCGTCCCTCATCACGCGAAAGCTTCTCAAAGTTTCCATGAAGCACATTGAAATAATCAGCAAGGCGAGACAGAGAG TGAAGAACTCTGAGTTTCTTCAACAAGCAGCCCTGGAGGAGTACGGCCCGGACCTCCACGTGGCCCTTCGCAGCCGCAGAGATGAGCTCCTCTACCTGAGGAAGCTGACGGAGATGCTCTTCCCCTACATCCTGCCGCCCAAGGCTACAGACTGCAG ATCTCTTACTCTCCTGATAAGAGAAGTCTTGGCTGGttctgtcttccttccttcAATGGACTACTTGGCCGATCCT gACACAGTGAATCATTTGCTTTTGATATTTATCGACAACTCCCCC CCTGAAGAGGCCACAGAGCCCGCTTCAACATTGGTTCCTTTCCTGCAGAAGTACTCCGATATCCGCAACAAAAAGCCCTCT GTGCTGAAGCTGGAGCTGAAGGAAATCCGAGAGCAGCAAGACCTTCTCTTCCGCTTCATGAACTTCCTGAAGCAAGAAGGGGCCGTCCACGTGCTCCAGTTCTGCCTCGCGGTTG AGGAATTCAACGACAGGATATTGTGCCCGGAGCTGTCCGACTCGGAGAAGATGATGCTCCacgaggaggtgaagaagatcTACGAGACCTACTGTTTGGACGAGAGCATTGACAAGATCCGCTTCGACCCCTTTATAGTGGAAGAAATACGCAACA TTGCAGAGGGCCCGTATCCGCAGGTGGTGAAGCTGCAGACCATGAGGTGTTTGTTTGAGGCCTACGAGCACGTGCTGTCCCTCCTGGAGAACGTTTTCACCCCCATGTTTTGTCACAGCGACGAG TACTTCCGCCAGCTTCTGAGAGGGGCCGAGTCCCCTGCCAGGAATTCCAGGATGAGCAG AAATAGCCTCAGTTTGGATGACATTCG GAACACGTCGAAGAGGGGCGAGTCCTTCGGGATCAGCCGCATTGGCAGTAAGATCAAAGGGGTGTTCAAGAGCACTACCATGGAGGGGGCCATGCTGCCATCCTACGGgctggtggagggagaggacgaTATG GTGGAGGAAGCCATGATGGTGCTGGAGGACGACTCCCCCATGGAGGCGGCCTCCACCCCCAGCACCCCTCGGAACCTCTCAGCCTGGAACATCACCATCCCGTACATCGATTTCTATGACGACGAcgtgaagagggagaggattCCTGTGTTCTGTATCGATGTGGAGCGCAACGACCGGAAGGCAG TGGGACACGAGACTGAGCACTGGTCTGTGTACAGAAGATACCTGGAGTTCTACGTCCTCGAATCGAAGCTCACTGAGTTTCATG GCTCGTTTCCAGATGCACAGTTGCCTTCGAAGAGAATCATCGGTCCCAAGAATTATGAGTTCCTCACATCCAAGCGAGAGGAGTTCCAGGAATACCTTCAG aAACTTCTACAGCACCCGGAGCTGAGCAACAGTCAGCTCCTCGCCGACTTCCTGTCCCCTCATAGTATGGAGTCTCAGTTCTTGGACAAGATGCTACCTGACGTCAACCTGG GGAAAATCATTAAGTCAGTTCCCAGCAAGCTGATAAAAGAG aaaGGGCAGCATCTGGAGCCCTTCATCCAGTCCTTCTTCAACTCTTGTGAATCTCCCAAACCCAAACCCAGCCGCCCCGAGCTCACCATCCTGAGCCCCACCTCAGAAAACGATAAAAAG CTCTTCAACGACCTGTTCAAAAACAATGCCAACCGGTCAGAGTTGACTGAGAAGAGACACAATCAGAATTACTTCATGGAGATGATCACTGTTGAAGGGGTGTATGACTACTTAATGTTTTTGG GACGAGTTGTCTTCCACATTCCAGACTGGCTGCACCACCTGCTAATGACAGGCAGGATGCTGCTCAAGAACACAATCGAAGCCTACACAGATTATTACCTTCAGTACAAGCTGAACCAGGTGGTGCAGGAGCACCGGCTCGTCTCCCTCATCACTCTGCTTAGAG ACACAGTTTTTTGTGAGAGCAGTGCACCCCGCTCGGCTCAAGACAAGCAGAGGCGGGCGAAGAAGACATTTGAGGAGATGATGACCTATATTCCAG ACTTCCTCGCGAAATGTATCGGAGAAGAGGCCAAGTACGAAGGCGTACGTCTGCTCTTTGATGGACTCCAGCAGCCAGTTCTGAACAAACAG CTGACATATGTGCTGTTGGACATCGCAATTCAAGAACTCTTTCCGGAGCTGAACAAG GTCCAAAAGGAGGCGTCTGTGATGGCTCCGTGGATGTAA